CAACTTCGATCTCGATCTGACTCCTGCGAACAACAAACAAGTCTCGGCGGTCGTTTCCATGAGAGACGGGGCCAAGAACATCTTCTTCAAGGCGCTCCCCGCGACGAACGGTTTTCAGAATTTCAGGATCGTGTTCCCGGCTTGCGGGAATCTCGACATCATGTTCGCGGTCTCGGAGAGTGGCAACGCGGTAGGGTCCGCCTTCCGCGTGGATCACGTCACTGACGTGTGCGTCGCCAACGATCCCGGGGGGGGCAACCTTCTTAGTCTGGATCCCGCCCCAATAGGAGGCTGCGCCGGCGACCCCAACTGCGTCGTCATCCAGGGGCTCTGGACGCCGGACCCGTCATCGATCCCGACGTTGTCCCAGTGGGGACTCCTGGCACTGGTTTCCTCGATCGCCATCGCCGGAGGGCTTGCACTTCTCAGGAGCGCAGCAACGCCGCCCGCCTGATCGATCCGTTTCGAACTGCAGTCCCGAGGGAAACCTCGACGGCTCGGCCGCGGCGCTCGCCCGCTCCATCGCGGCGCGCGACACCGCGGAGGCCCACCTCCTTCTCGCGCGCCTCTCGGCGAACCGGGGGGACGCCGCGCGCGCGGCGGCAAAGATCGACAACGCGGCGGGGCTCGATCCGACGAACCCCCAGTTCGAGGCGATGCGGAAACTCACCCTAAGGCCGACTCGCTCCCAGTAGACGCTTCGCCGCCGGCCGTCGATCCGAACGGGAATCAAGTCGCCGCCGGCCATCCCGGTCGATGGACTCATTCCTTGCGCGTAGCAACCGTTGGCGGTATAAGGGGCCTCTCGTCCCCCGGACCGGACTCCCGGATCCCGGTGCCCGACTCGAGCCTTGAAGACGAGGCTAAGGAGGCCCGCATGAGATACCGCGTGATCGTCCGCATTGTCCTGATGTTTTCGATTCCGGCGCTCCAGGTCGCCCCGCTCCGCGCCGCTCTCGCGAACGGCGACTTCGAGCAAAACCCGCCGAAGGTCCAGGGCTGGAACGTCGATGCCGGGGCGAAGGCCACGCCACCCGACTCCATCGTGATCGTCGTCAATGGAAACAGCGCCGAGATCGGCCCTTCAGCCAATCCGGTCCTCATCCCGGGCGCCCAGGTGAAGAAGAACGGAAGCTCGATCGAACAGATCAATTTCACCCCCGCCGGCCCGCAGGGATCGAACATGACGCTCATCCGGTTCGACGCTCAGTTCGCCGTCGCAAACAACAAGCAGTCCCAGGCGGTCGTGATTGTGACCCCGACGGGGAACAGGAAGCAGTGGAAGGCGGGGAACATCCCCGCGACGAACGGATTTCAGAGCTTCAGGTTGCTCGTCCCCGGCTGCGCCGCCCAGGACATCAGCTTCGGCGTCGCGGAAGATGGCAATGCGCTTCAGTCGACCTTTCGCGTCGATCACGTGACCGACGGCTGTGTCGCCGCGGATCCCGGGGGCGGGACCGCGCTGGCGGCGAATGATCCCCCGCCCGGCGGGTGCGTCGGCGATCCCAATTGCGATTGGATCGAGGGAATCCTGGGCCCGAACCCCGCCTCCATACCAACGCTCTCCCAATGGGGCCTCATCGCGCTCGTCTCGTCGATCGCCATCGCCGGCGGCATCACCCTCTTCAGACGCGCGGCGCTTCCCTGAAGCATCGGCGAGGGCCACTTCGGCGCCGGACGTCAGGTTGCGCCTCACGGACCCGGGAGCCGCGACGCGGCCGCGTGTGACCCCCTGACGGCGAAGGGATATCCTGTTGGGATGCACCCTGGTTGGGCCGCTGCGACGCCAGCGATCCTGATCCTCGCGATGTCGATCGGCGCCGAGCCCGATCGGGCCCTCGCCCCCCTAGGACGCCCCGCCGGGGCCGAGAAAATCCGCGGCGTCTGTTTCGTCGCGGGAGGCCGCCTCGCCGGGGATCCGTGGAAGCCGATTCGCGATCTCGGGGCCGACTGGATCTCCCAAACGCCCTTCGCGTGGCAGGAGAGCGCGGATCATCCGGGGCTCCGGCTCGTCACGAGCGACCGCGTGCTCTGGGGGGAGACGGACGAGGGGCTCATCGAGACGACGCGGCGGGGGAAAGCCGCGGGGCTCAAGACCCTTCTCGCGCCTCAGATCTGGCTGCGGGATCACAGGGCCTGGCGCGGCACGATCGCGATGAAGACCGAGGAGGACTGGAAGAGCTGGTTCGCCGAGTACCGCGCGATGATCCTCCACTACGCGGCGCTCGCGCGCGACGAGAAGATCGAGGCGCTGTCGATCGGCGCCGAGCTCTCGGCGGCGACCGCCCGCGAGGCCGAGTGGCGCGCGATCATCGCGGAGATCCGAAGGATCTACCCTGGGAAGGTGACGTACGCCGCCAACTGGCACCAGGAGCCCGAGGCGGTGCGCTTCTGGGACGCTCTCGACTGGA
This region of Acidobacteriota bacterium genomic DNA includes:
- a CDS encoding IPTL-CTERM sorting domain-containing protein, with translation MRYRVIVRIVLMFSIPALQVAPLRAALANGDFEQNPPKVQGWNVDAGAKATPPDSIVIVVNGNSAEIGPSANPVLIPGAQVKKNGSSIEQINFTPAGPQGSNMTLIRFDAQFAVANNKQSQAVVIVTPTGNRKQWKAGNIPATNGFQSFRLLVPGCAAQDISFGVAEDGNALQSTFRVDHVTDGCVAADPGGGTALAANDPPPGGCVGDPNCDWIEGILGPNPASIPTLSQWGLIALVSSIAIAGGITLFRRAALP